In Nitrospirota bacterium, one genomic interval encodes:
- a CDS encoding methyltransferase domain-containing protein: MAIETSIENLTALQLMDLQPDDKVLEIGCGHGRTIAQAAAKIPQGFAAGLDASKTMLQMATRHNRRWIAEGRVEVKRGNSSSIPYPDYCFDKVFSVHTIYFWQNPLDDLREIRRVMKKGASFVLGFRPREKKVLADFPLTVYNFYSPDEVVMLMEKAGYEHVRLIESSAASRNVAFAIAHRDT, translated from the coding sequence ATGGCGATTGAAACATCAATAGAAAATCTAACTGCTTTACAACTCATGGACTTACAGCCTGATGATAAGGTGCTGGAGATTGGCTGCGGACATGGTAGAACCATCGCTCAGGCTGCAGCGAAAATTCCGCAAGGATTTGCTGCCGGTCTGGATGCATCCAAAACTATGCTTCAAATGGCAACCCGGCACAACCGCCGCTGGATCGCCGAGGGACGGGTCGAGGTAAAACGCGGTAACAGCAGCAGTATTCCTTATCCTGACTATTGCTTCGACAAGGTCTTTTCTGTTCATACCATTTACTTCTGGCAGAACCCTCTCGATGACCTTCGGGAGATCCGACGGGTGATGAAGAAAGGTGCGAGTTTCGTTCTTGGCTTCCGTCCCAGAGAAAAAAAGGTGTTGGCGGATTTTCCATTGACGGTCTACAACTTTTATTCGCCGGATGAGGTGGTAATGCTTATGGAGAAGGCTGGATATGAGCATGTTCGGCTAATTGAGTCTTCGGCTGCAAGCCGGAATGTCGCATTTGCAATAGCTCATAGGGATACATGA
- a CDS encoding DUF2834 domain-containing protein: MRAYYLVAAILGTVLPYYFFGSFIFENGFDVVLFIEEVVSAGASLGFVVDLFISSFVFWPFLFKEAKQCNTPNPWWFVVINLAVGLSCALPLFLYFREKTSEQQKGT, translated from the coding sequence ATGAGGGCTTACTATTTAGTCGCTGCGATTTTAGGGACTGTATTACCTTATTACTTTTTCGGCTCCTTTATCTTTGAAAATGGATTTGATGTCGTGCTCTTTATCGAGGAAGTTGTTTCTGCCGGGGCTTCGCTGGGTTTTGTGGTTGACTTGTTCATTTCGTCTTTTGTGTTCTGGCCTTTTCTTTTCAAAGAGGCAAAACAATGCAATACTCCTAATCCATGGTGGTTCGTAGTCATTAATCTGGCTGTGGGGTTAAGCTGTGCATTGCCTCTCTTTCTGTATTTCCGGGAAAAGACGAGTGAGCAACAAAAAGGAACCTAA